A stretch of the uncultured Fusobacterium sp. genome encodes the following:
- the rplS gene encoding 50S ribosomal protein L19: MKEKLIQLVEQSYLRTDIPEFKAGDTIAVYYKVKEGNKERVQLFEGVVIRVNGGGIAKTFTVRKVTAGIGIERIIPVNSPMIDKIEVLKIGRVRRSKLYYLRGLSGKKARIKEIRK, encoded by the coding sequence ATGAAAGAAAAATTAATTCAATTAGTAGAACAAAGCTACTTAAGAACAGACATTCCTGAATTCAAAGCTGGAGATACTATCGCAGTATACTACAAAGTAAAAGAAGGAAACAAAGAAAGAGTTCAATTATTTGAAGGAGTAGTTATCAGAGTAAATGGTGGAGGAATTGCAAAAACTTTCACTGTAAGAAAAGTAACTGCTGGAATTGGAATTGAAAGAATCATTCCTGTAAACTCTCCAATGATCGATAAAATCGAAGTATTAAAAATCGGAAGAGTTAGAAGATCTAAACTTTATTACCTTAGAGGACTTTCTGGTAAAAAAGCAAGAATCAAAGAAATCAGAAAATAA
- the lepB gene encoding signal peptidase I, with protein sequence MEKSKVIINGIFYIILTLIFIYIFIKEKELTEIIKTYREKLADKIVTKLDVEGKVLGTVIRKTINIVETLGTALILVLLIQKFYLGNFLVPTGSMIPTIMPKDRLFGNMIVYKFREPKREEIIVFKEPIQNKVLYTKRVMGLPGETVNIQNGNLYVNGERIDSREYSNIGEIGNEKWIIPKKGDTIEIIPGKDYGKLFRENMIDVAEVQKYLVDNPGAVSEILPDLEFRVNGEKTGMMLDLIHDSKYVDRIFQGENVALISDKNYYFALGDNTNGSYDSRMWGFVSEDRIKGKAFVRFWPITKMGLLK encoded by the coding sequence ATGGAGAAGAGCAAAGTAATAATTAATGGGATCTTTTATATAATCTTAACACTAATTTTTATCTATATTTTTATCAAAGAAAAAGAGTTAACTGAGATAATAAAAACATATAGAGAAAAGTTAGCAGACAAGATAGTAACTAAATTAGATGTAGAGGGAAAAGTCTTAGGAACAGTAATAAGAAAAACTATAAATATAGTTGAAACTTTAGGAACAGCTTTAATTTTAGTTTTACTAATTCAAAAATTCTATTTAGGAAACTTTCTTGTACCAACAGGATCAATGATTCCTACTATTATGCCAAAGGATAGATTATTTGGGAATATGATAGTATATAAATTTAGAGAACCTAAAAGAGAAGAGATAATAGTTTTTAAAGAGCCTATTCAAAATAAAGTATTATACACAAAGAGAGTTATGGGACTTCCTGGAGAAACTGTGAATATTCAAAATGGCAATCTTTATGTAAATGGAGAGAGAATAGATAGTAGAGAGTATTCAAATATTGGTGAAATAGGAAATGAAAAATGGATTATTCCTAAAAAAGGGGATACAATAGAGATTATTCCTGGAAAAGATTATGGAAAACTATTTAGAGAAAATATGATAGATGTAGCAGAGGTACAAAAATATTTAGTAGATAATCCTGGAGCAGTTAGTGAAATTTTACCAGATCTTGAGTTTAGAGTAAATGGAGAAAAGACTGGAATGATGCTGGATCTTATTCATGACAGTAAGTATGTAGATAGAATTTTCCAAGGGGAAAATGTGGCTCTTATCTCTGATAAGAACTATTACTTTGCTCTTGGAGATAACACAAATGGAAGTTATGACTCAAGAATGTGGGGATTTGTAAGTGAAGATAGAATAAAAGGAAAAGCTTTTGTTAGATTTTGGCCAATAACAAAAATGGGACTTTTAAAATAG
- the rimI gene encoding ribosomal protein S18-alanine N-acetyltransferase: protein MIVELKDKKSLEDIAKFESEIFGVTAFSLKQLEEMSEIERYKFIELYEDEKIVGYVILLDSIDVWEIMKIAVDREQRKKGYGDKLLNYIFNFAQMPIMLEVRESNIPAIEFYRKNGFEKIGVRKNYYHDTNEAAHIMIKEF from the coding sequence ATGATAGTAGAATTAAAAGATAAAAAATCTCTTGAAGATATAGCTAAATTTGAAAGTGAAATTTTTGGAGTAACTGCATTTTCTTTGAAACAGTTAGAAGAAATGAGTGAAATAGAAAGATATAAGTTTATTGAGCTTTATGAAGATGAAAAAATAGTAGGTTATGTAATACTACTAGATAGTATAGATGTATGGGAAATAATGAAAATAGCTGTGGACAGGGAGCAGAGAAAAAAAGGGTATGGAGATAAATTATTAAACTATATTTTTAACTTTGCTCAGATGCCAATAATGTTAGAAGTTAGAGAGAGCAATATTCCAGCTATAGAGTTTTATAGAAAAAATGGATTTGAAAAAATTGGAGTAAGAAAAAATTATTACCATGATACAAATGAAGCTGCACATATTATGATAAAAGAGTTTTAA
- the purB gene encoding adenylosuccinate lyase, whose translation MEKNIYSNPLAERYSSKEMLENFSPNKKFSTWRKLWVALAEAEKELGLNITDEQIQEMKENIYNIDYELAAKKEAEFRHDVMAHVHTFGTQAPKAMPIIHLGATSAFVGDNTDLIQIKDGLDIIKTKLVNVIAEMSKFAMEYKDLPTLGFTHFQAAQLTTVGKRATLWLQSLLLDLEELEFREKTLRFRGVKGTTGTQASFKELFNDDFSKVKELDEKITEKMGFDKRFLVAGQTYDRKVDSETMNLLANIAQSAHKFTNDLRLLQHLKEIEEPFEKKQIGSSAMAYKRNPMRSERISSLAKFVIALQQSTAMTASTQWFERTLDDSANKRLSLPQAFLAVDAILIIWKNVLDGLVVYPKMIEKHIMAELPFMSTEYIIMECVKNGGDRQELHERIRVHSMEAGRMVKVEGKENDLIERILNDKGFNLDKERLLEILAPKNFIGFAPEQTEEFVNIEIKPILEKYRDRLGMEAALRV comes from the coding sequence ATGGAAAAAAATATTTATTCAAACCCTTTAGCAGAAAGATACTCTTCAAAAGAGATGTTAGAAAATTTTTCACCTAATAAGAAGTTCTCAACTTGGAGAAAACTATGGGTAGCATTAGCTGAAGCAGAAAAAGAGTTAGGATTAAATATAACTGATGAGCAAATACAAGAGATGAAAGAAAATATATATAACATAGACTATGAACTTGCAGCTAAAAAAGAAGCTGAGTTTAGACATGATGTAATGGCTCATGTACACACTTTTGGAACTCAAGCTCCTAAAGCTATGCCTATTATTCATCTAGGGGCAACAAGTGCCTTTGTAGGAGATAATACAGATCTTATTCAAATAAAAGATGGATTGGATATTATAAAAACTAAACTTGTAAATGTGATAGCTGAGATGTCAAAATTTGCTATGGAGTATAAAGATCTACCAACATTAGGATTTACTCACTTCCAAGCAGCTCAACTTACAACAGTAGGAAAAAGAGCTACACTTTGGTTACAAAGTTTATTACTAGATTTAGAAGAGTTAGAATTCAGAGAAAAAACTTTAAGATTTAGAGGAGTTAAAGGGACAACAGGGACTCAAGCAAGTTTTAAAGAACTTTTCAATGATGATTTTAGTAAAGTAAAAGAGCTAGATGAGAAAATTACAGAGAAAATGGGATTTGATAAGAGATTCCTAGTAGCAGGACAAACTTATGATAGAAAAGTAGATTCTGAAACAATGAATTTACTAGCTAATATAGCTCAATCTGCACATAAATTTACAAATGATTTAAGATTATTACAACATCTAAAAGAGATAGAAGAACCATTTGAAAAGAAACAAATTGGATCATCTGCAATGGCATATAAGAGAAATCCTATGAGAAGTGAAAGAATATCATCACTGGCTAAATTTGTAATAGCTTTACAACAAAGTACAGCAATGACAGCTTCAACTCAATGGTTTGAGAGAACACTTGATGATTCAGCAAATAAGAGATTATCTCTACCACAAGCATTTTTAGCAGTAGATGCAATTTTAATTATCTGGAAAAATGTATTAGATGGTTTAGTAGTATATCCAAAGATGATAGAGAAACATATAATGGCAGAACTACCATTTATGTCAACTGAATATATAATTATGGAATGTGTAAAAAATGGTGGAGATAGACAGGAACTTCATGAAAGAATAAGAGTTCACTCTATGGAAGCTGGAAGAATGGTAAAAGTTGAAGGAAAAGAAAATGATCTTATAGAGAGAATCTTAAATGATAAAGGATTTAACTTAGATAAAGAGAGATTATTAGAGATATTAGCACCTAAAAACTTTATAGGTTTTGCTCCAGAACAAACAGAGGAATTTGTTAATATAGAGATTAAACCTATTTTAGAAAAGTATAGAGATAGACTGGGAATGGAAGCAGCTTTAAGAGTGTAA
- a CDS encoding Gx transporter family protein — protein sequence MMKIENRREVYLIALVLLALYLSLAENFIPKPFPWMKIGLSNIAVLIALEKFDSKMAIEVVLLRIFIQALMLGTLFTPGFIISLSAGGVTTLFMVGLYRFRKYLSLLAISSLSAFLHNLIQLIVVYFLLFRNITIYSKSIMMFVWGFLIIGVIAGIITGVIGERLNLRGGKKL from the coding sequence ATTATGAAAATAGAAAATAGAAGAGAGGTTTATTTAATTGCTTTAGTATTATTGGCACTTTATCTGTCGCTAGCTGAAAATTTTATTCCTAAACCTTTTCCTTGGATGAAAATAGGACTTTCTAATATAGCAGTTTTAATAGCACTTGAAAAATTTGATTCTAAAATGGCAATAGAGGTTGTATTGCTTAGAATTTTCATACAAGCTCTTATGTTAGGAACACTTTTTACACCAGGATTTATAATAAGTTTATCAGCAGGTGGAGTAACTACCTTATTTATGGTAGGTCTATATAGATTTAGAAAATATCTATCTCTTTTAGCAATAAGTTCATTATCAGCTTTTCTACATAATTTAATTCAATTGATAGTTGTATATTTTCTACTTTTTAGAAATATAACTATCTATTCAAAATCGATAATGATGTTTGTATGGGGATTTTTAATTATTGGAGTTATAGCAGGTATAATTACTGGAGTTATAGGAGAGAGATTAAATTTACGAGGAGGAAAGAAATTATGA
- the glmM gene encoding phosphoglucosamine mutase, with protein sequence MRRYFGTDGIRGEANRELTVDIALRLGYALGYYLKNKKNGEKVKVIMGSDTRRSGYMLRSALTAGLNSMGVDIDFVGVISTPAVAYITKAKEVDAGIMISASHNPAKDNGLKVFGGNGYKLPDEVEEEIENLMDSVEEITKNPIAGDKVGRFKYAEDEYYLYRDHLLNSVKGDFAGMKIIVDAANGSAYRIAREVFLALGAEVVVINDAPNGTNINVKCGSTHPEILAKVVVGYEADLGLAYDGDADRLMAVDRNGNIVDGDKIIATLALLMKKKGELKGNKVVTTVMSNMGLENYLKDNEIQLLRASVGDRYVLEKMITEEVGIGGEQSGHIILLDYATTGDGVLTSLKLVEALRDEKKHLDEMVKDIKDWPQKLVNVVVDNKKKNIWNQNKNITDFIAVKEKEMEGLGRVLVRTSGTEPLVRVMVEGKDMAMVEKVVNEIAEVVKKELA encoded by the coding sequence ATGAGAAGATATTTTGGAACTGATGGAATCAGAGGAGAAGCAAATAGAGAATTAACAGTTGATATAGCATTGAGATTAGGATATGCACTTGGTTATTACTTAAAAAATAAAAAGAATGGAGAAAAAGTTAAAGTAATAATGGGAAGTGACACAAGAAGATCTGGTTATATGCTAAGATCAGCTTTAACAGCAGGATTAAACTCTATGGGAGTAGATATAGACTTTGTAGGAGTAATCTCTACACCAGCAGTAGCATATATAACAAAGGCTAAAGAAGTAGATGCAGGAATTATGATTTCAGCTTCTCATAACCCAGCAAAAGATAATGGATTAAAAGTATTTGGTGGAAATGGGTATAAACTTCCAGATGAAGTAGAAGAAGAGATTGAAAATCTAATGGACTCTGTTGAGGAGATTACAAAAAATCCAATAGCTGGAGATAAAGTTGGAAGATTTAAGTATGCAGAAGATGAGTACTATCTATATAGAGATCACCTATTAAACTCTGTAAAAGGTGATTTTGCAGGAATGAAAATAATAGTTGATGCTGCAAATGGATCAGCTTATAGAATAGCAAGAGAGGTATTTTTAGCACTAGGAGCAGAGGTTGTAGTTATCAATGACGCACCTAATGGAACAAATATCAATGTAAAATGTGGATCTACACATCCAGAGATCTTAGCAAAAGTCGTTGTTGGATATGAAGCTGATTTAGGATTAGCTTATGATGGAGATGCTGACAGATTAATGGCAGTAGATAGAAATGGAAATATAGTAGACGGAGATAAGATAATAGCAACTTTAGCACTTTTAATGAAGAAAAAAGGAGAGTTAAAAGGAAATAAAGTTGTAACTACTGTAATGAGTAATATGGGACTTGAAAACTATCTAAAAGATAATGAGATTCAACTATTAAGAGCAAGTGTTGGAGATAGATATGTACTTGAAAAAATGATAACTGAAGAAGTTGGAATTGGTGGAGAGCAATCAGGACACATTATTCTTCTAGATTACGCAACAACAGGAGATGGGGTATTAACTTCATTAAAACTTGTAGAAGCTTTAAGAGATGAGAAGAAACATCTAGATGAGATGGTAAAAGATATTAAAGATTGGCCTCAAAAACTTGTAAATGTTGTAGTTGACAACAAAAAGAAAAATATTTGGAATCAAAATAAAAATATAACTGACTTCATTGCTGTAAAAGAGAAAGAGATGGAAGGATTAGGAAGAGTACTTGTTAGAACTTCTGGAACTGAGCCACTAGTAAGAGTAATGGTAGAGGGAAAAGATATGGCAATGGTTGAAAAAGTAGTAAATGAGATAGCAGAAGTTGTAAAAAAAGAATTAGCATAA